The DNA segment CATAGCGTTTTGCCGCACCCGCCAAGATCTGGCTTTCATGCGTGCTGATCCCACCCACGTGGGCAATCAGCGTCAGCTTACCTTTAGCTTCCTGCGCCACGACTTCTAATACCTGCTCGCGCTCCTGCAAGTTTTGGATAAATGCCTCACCGGTAGACCCACCCACATAGAGTCCATCTACGCCCTGAGCAATGTTGAACTGCACCAATCGGCGCAGGCTTGGAATATCCAACTGCTGTTGTGGATTAAACGGCGTAAGTAACGCAGGCATCACCCCATGGAGATTTTTCGACATAAGACCCTCTGACTTGATTATTTGATACACACAAAGATATACCTTTATACCTGTTATACCAGACTAAAAAACGAACTAGCGCGATATTCGCTTTGATATGTGATCAATCTCAGATAAAGCCGTGTGAAGAAGATCTTCTTTCAAGATTAAAGATGAACAAGATCTCGTTTAGTTCATTCTCGGCGAGGAATAAAGCGAACGTTATTTTTTGGCAGGGTAATAGGCAGCAAAAACGCTATTGAGATGGGATTTGAGAGCCTTATCCGCAGCATCGGGATCTCGCTTGCAGATCGCCTGATAGATTGCGATATGCTGCTGATAGCTAATATTGTTGTGGGCATGCAGTTCAGCCAGCGACACCGTTGGACGAGCGGCAATCAACCAATCTAGCAACGCTACGTGAATCACCATGAAGATCGGATTGCCGGGGATCTCCGCAAGCTCGCGATGAAATTCGATATCGGATCGAATAAACAGATCGTTATCGTCCAGCGACTGGCTGTTCATTTCCAGCGCCTTGCCCAAGCGCGCAATCTGCTCATCGGTGGCAAATTCAGCGGCATAGCGCACTAGGCTGGACTCAAAGAATAAACGCAGTTGTTCAAAATGAGCGATACCGCCAGGCTTGGTGAGAAAGTCTTTGGCCATGCCTGAAAGTTCAGAAATGATAGTATCTGCGGATGGGCGACAAACGCGTGCGCGCTCGCCGTTATTAATCTGAACCAGCCCTTTGCGCTTTAGCGCGGCCAGCGCCTCTCGCACGGAAGGTCGACCCACATTAAAAAAGGCCATCAGCTCACGCTCTGAAGGCAACTGCTCACCTTCGGCAAATTCCCGCCGACGGATCATCTGCTCTAACTCTTCTTCCACCACATCCGACAGTTTTTTACGAGGCACTGGGCGTCGGCGCATTGCATGTCCGATAGCTTCAGGTTTTTCAAAAGGACGATCGTCTGATGTGCTCATAAATTAACGTTCTGGCTGGTTCCGTCAGTAATAAATCCAATCGCAGGAAGTCTATGATATTTCGATAAACCTACTGGGTCGAGAAGAGAAAGTTCGTTTGAATCATAACATAGGAAAAGTAAGGCGGCTAAGCAAGCAGGAATGTTGAAAGCGTGATGTTCACCCTAAGCCAAAACGCCCTGCCACGGAGGCAGAGCGTTTACGATGATGATTTAGCTGTGTTCTTGGTGCCCAGATGGCATTAACGGCTTATTTTCGACATGAGCCTCACTGTTTAAATCACGCTGCAAATAAAGCCCCAGCAACAATCCAACCAGTGACAGCGCCAACACGTAATATGCCGGAGCCATCGGCGTCACTTTCATGATTAGCGTAACAAAAATCGGCGTTAATCCCCCGAAGATGGCGTAGGCCACGTTATAGGAGAATGAAATTCCGCTAAAACGCACTTCAGCGGGGAACGCTCTCACCATGACATAAGGCACTGCGCCCACGATACCCACGCTAAATCCGGCTAACGCATAGCCCAAGAATAAGTGCTCAGCGCTGACGCCAGCGGCTACCGAGTGGTAAAACGTCCAGCTACACACGGCTAAAAATAGGCTACCAACGATAAAGGTTTTGCTGGCGCCAAAGCGATCGATTAAACGTCCTGCAATCACGCAGCCCACCGTCAATGCTATCGTCGCCAAGCAGTTAGCCTGCAACGCCAGCGCCGGTGAAATGCCAAATTGTTTTTGCAAATAGGTTGGCGTCATCAGAATCACCACCACAATACCGGCCGACAACAGCCACGTGAGCAGCATGGAAATAGCCACTTCGGTGCGATGATTTTTCACCACCGTTTTCAACGGCATCTCTTCGGCTAACGCCTTGCGCGCCTGCATTTCGACAAAAATCGGCGTTTCTTGTAACCAACGGCGCAGATACATCGCGAACAGGCCAAAGATCCCACCCAAGAAGAACGGAATACGCCAGCCACCGGCCAGAATAGCGTCTTGGCTCATCACGGTATTAAGCAGAGTCGCCACCAGCGATCCCAACAAAATACCGGCGGTTAATCCGGCGGTTAACGTGCCGCAGGCAAACCCAACGCGTTTACGCGGCACATGCTCGGCAACAAATACCCAAGCGCCTGGGACTTCACCACCAATTGCAGCGCCCTGAAGCACGCGCATCAGCAACAGCAGCAGCGGTGCGGCAATCCCAATGCTTTGATAAGTCGGCAGCATCCCCATCGCCAACGTTGGCAACGCCATTAACAGGATACTGAGAGAGAACATTTTTTTGCGCCCGACTTTGTCACCAAAGTGCGCCATGATGATCCCGCCAAGCGGGCGAGCCAGATAACCGGCGGCAAAAATCCCGAAGGTCTGCACTTGACGCAGCCACTCAGGCATATCGACTGGGAAGAAGAGATCGCTGACAACCGCCGCGAAGAAAACGAAAATGATGAAGTCGTAGAACTCTAACGCGCCGCCCAAGGCTGCCAACGTCAAAGTCTTGTAGTCCTGCCGATTTAAACGGCGATTGTGATTTTGTTCCATAAGATCCAGCCCAGTACGTTATTTTTCATATTATTTTGCGATGTTGTGTGGTTATAAACCGGCATCACGGCTTCGTGTTACAAAGTTGTAATGCAAAATAATTAATATAACGTTACTGGATGACTGGCTAGTCGTACTGAATCTTATGCCGCAATGAGTTCAATTTCAGTCGATTGTTTCGCGACGTGCACTTTTAGGACGAAAAGCTGCTATTACGCGCGGATCGGTTTCCACATACGGCCCGTCTAATAGTTGGATGCAATAAGGTACGCTGGCGAAAATACCATGCACAATGGGTTTACCGTTTTCGTCCTTCACGCCTTCCAGCGTTTCTTTGATCGACTTCGGCTGCCCAGGCAAATTGATGATCAACGCCTGCTTGCGGATCACGCCCACCTGACGAGACAAAATCGCCGTCGGTACATAGTGCAAACTGATTTGGCGCATCTGTTCGCCAAAGCCCGGCATTTCACGATCGGCGACCGCTAACGTTGCATCCGGCGTGACATCGCGGCGAGCAGGGCCGGTGCCACCGGTGGTCAGCACTAAGTGACAGCCCATTTCATCAACCAGCTCGCACAAAGTCTGCTCGATCATAACTTGTTCATCGGGGATCAACCGCGTTTCCAGCGTAAACGCCGTAGTGAGCGCCTGCTCCAACCACTCTTGTAAGGCTGGAATACCTTTATCCTGATAAACACCGCTGGAAGCACGATCGGAAATCGAGACCAGACCTATACGCAATGCATTCATGCAACTACCTCTATGACTATTCCTTGACGCTGGGGATGCAGAATAATACTACGCCAGCCGCTAATAACCACATCTGCACGCTGTAAATGATGTCGTTGATGGCGATGGGTGATGGCAATCACCGTCATTCCTGCGGCCTGTGCGGCTTTAATCCCAGCCTCATCGCTTTCAAACACGAGGCAATCACGCGGATCTACGCCGTAAAAACTGGCGGCGAGTAAGTACGGCTCAGGATCGGGCCGACCGCTCGATACCTGCTCGGCTCCCACCACAAGCGGTGGACGCTGCATACCGGCCTGCTGCAACTGTGCTTCAGCGCGTGCACGATGGGACTGCGTCACCACGCCCCACGGCGTTTCGCCTAGTGCCTGTAGTAGCTCAGAAACGCCCTGCTGTAATTGGCTTTGATGACGCTGAGTCATTTGCAGCAAGGCCGCCTCCAGCGCATTCACCTCTTGCAGGGTATCAAGATGCGGGGCTAAACGGCGTACAATTTCCTGCACGCGTTGGCTATGAATCTGTTCTCCCAGCAGTGCCTCATCAATGCCGTGTTGCTGCGCCCACTGCATCCACACTTGCTGAGCATGGTTACCTGAATCCAAAAGAGCGCCATCCATATCCAGAAAAACGGCGGCAAATTGTTTTTTCCACATAGCGAATTCCTCTTAGAGAACGATTAACCAAGTATAAGAGTTACGGTAGATCTGTCTGGTTTGTGAATCAAAGATTCGGAATAAACTGTAGGGGGAGAAGTGGCAAGGAGTGATGACAGGGCTTTCCTTTCTCACCTATTCACCAGCGGTGTATGTAATTACGGTGTAAGGTATCGTCCTTCAGACACGCATGCGAACACGGTGTAAGGTTTCGTCCGTCAGACACGCATGCGAACACGGTGTAAGGTTTCGTCCGTCAGACACGCATGCGAACACGGTGTAAGGTTTCGTCCGCCGATTTATACCGAACTCCATTGATACATCAATGAAGGCGTCCGATGAGGGGCGCCAGCGCGCGCCCCTTCAATCCTCGCGCTTTTATCCGAGACGCCATCTCCGCGCCGGGTCGGCATGCGCCATCCTTGGCGCCTCCTCCCCTCGTGAAAACATCCTGTTTTCACTGCTCTAAATGCCATAACTTAAACTCAAAAACAGATAGAGTTTTTGTCTTTTGTCTTTTGTCTTTTGTCTTTTGTCTTTTGTCTTTTGTCTTTTGTCTTTTGTCTTTTGTCTTTTGATTTCTGGGTTTTGGGTTTTGGGTTTTGGGTTTTGGGTTTTGGGTTTTGGGTTTTGGGTTTTGGGTTTTGGGTTTTGGGTTTTGGGTTTTGGGTTTTGGGTTTTGAGTTTTGGGTTTTGGGTTTTGAGTTTGACCTTTTCTGGCACGTTGTTCTTCAGCCGAATTGAGAAATGCAGGCTAGGATTTGCCGACCGGACGTCGGCAAAAGAGCGACGGAGGCATGGACAAATTTGCAGGGAGCAAATTTGAACAACGCTTGCGTTGGCCCCGTAGGGGTGAGGCGCAAGGATGCGCCGAATATCCGCGATTGTCGCTCGTTCCGTTAAAGCCGGAATGACGAGATGAGGGAACCTGCGAAGCAGGCTGAAGAACGGTGCCAAGCCGGGTTGTTAGGGGGCGGCGATTGGCCCCCTAACACGGACGCCCGCACAGTTTAGATGTGGAGTTAAGTGCTTTAGGCGGACGTAACTTACCCCAATATAAAAATATTCGAGCATGAGTAATTGAGAGGTTGCGCGCTAGCAACCTTTCGTCGGACGCCTGCACGGTTTAAATGTAGAGTTCAGTGTTTTAGGCGGACGTAACTTACCCCATATCTAAAACACTTATCCCCCCTTCCCCCCCATTGCCTCCTGAATAATCGGTATCGGCGTGAGTAAATGCTGCCTCATCAGTTCACCGGCGCGCTTTCCATCACGGGCCAAAATTACCTTCACCAGCTCATCATGCTCATGATGTTTATTTTCTAACATCTCCACGGAAAGCACGGTTTCACGCAGCCAAATGAAGCGGTAGCGCGCCGCGAGATCAAACAATCTAGCACGCATTTGCAGCAGGTATTGCGATCCACATCCGGCAACAATCGCCGTGTGAAATGCCTGATGACGTTGATCCCATTCATCCAACAAATCTTCGCTGGCATCACTGGCCTCTAGTTTGGCAAGCATATGGGAACGCGCAAGGATCTCAGCTTCCCAATCGTCTTTGCCGCGCTCAATCGCCAACTGCACCAGCATCGATTCCATATTGGCTCGAGCATCGAAAATATCGAGCAGCTCGGCCTGCGACATCGAGGCAACGCGATAGCCTTTTTGGCTAACCACCGTCACCAAATGTTCTGCCACCAGCTGCGAGAGCGCCTCGCGGAGCGGGCCGACGCCCAGCCCATAGCGGCTCGTCAACAGACTCATGCGTAACTTTTCATCCGGCTGATAGATACCGCGGATGATGTCTCTTTTCAGCCATTGATAACCGTCAAACGTTGAATAAGGTAAAGAGGCGGTCATAGGCATAGCTCCCAAATTGCCACGAAGCAAAAAGAATAACCTACCAAAGTTGCAGGATCTCTTATACGAAAATGCGCCGTTTCAGTACTGACCGAACCGGCGCATCAAGATTATTAGCAAGCCTTTCGTTACCTCAAACTCTGCTGGGGCTGTTTTTGCCACTGAAACAGCGCCTTCCAGCGAGTCATGATCGGCACCGTGCAGATGATGCCAATCCCCAATAGCACGGTAGAAACCACTTCAATACGCTGCTCTGGCCTAAACATCATCACCACTAACACGAAGGTGATAAACAGGATCACCGTCCATGTTAGATAGGGATACAGCCACATTTTAAGCTTGAGTTCGTTGCCTTGCGTTAACAGGATCTTGCGCATTCTCAATTGAGAAACCGCAATCACTAAATACACCAGCAGCGCAATCGCGCCAGAACTGGCAATCAAGAAGTTAAACACCTTGGCGGGGGCATAGTAGTTAACAATCACGGTCAGAAACGCCGCGCCGGTAGACAATAAAACCGCCACATAAGGCGTTTTACTGCGGTTGGTTTTTCCCATAAAGGCGGGCGCATCACCGCGATGGCTCAGTGAATAGAGCATGCGCGAAGCGGTATACAACGCCGAATTCAAACAGCTGGTGACCGATAGCAGGATCACGCAGTCCATTATCAATTTGGCGTGCGGAATATGCAGCAGTTGCAGCACCGAGCTATAAGATCCCACGGTTTTCAGTTCCGGCGCGTTCCAAGGCACCAGCGCCACCACCACAAAGATCGAACACAGATAGAAGATCGCAATGCGCCAAATCACGGAATTGGTCGCCCGCACAATATGCTTGTCTGGAGTATCTGATTCAGCCGCCGCGATCGTTACGATCTCCGCCCCCATAAAAGAAAACATGGTGATCAACATAGCGCTAATCACAGCCCCAAAACCATTTGGCATAAAGCCGCCGTGATCCCAAAGTCGAGAAACGCCGCTGACCTGAACATGCGGATAAAATCCGGTGATGGCAATCGCGCCCACCACGATAAAGGCCAGAATGGCGATCACTTTGCACAGCGCCAACCAAAATTCAAACTCACCGTAGTTTTTAACGCTAAGCAAATTACTGCCGGTTAATGCCACGGTAATGAGTAAGGAAAATAGCCAGATAGGCACTACAGGAAGCCATGAGTTAAGAATGATAGCGGCGATATTGGCTTCCAAAGGGATCACCAAAACCCAGAACCACCAGTAGAGCCAACCGATGGTATACCCGGCCCACTTGCCAATAGATCGTTCGGCGTAGGTTGAGAAGGAGCCGGTATCCGGCGACGCCACCGCCATTTCCCCCAGCATGCGCATAATCAACAGCACCAGCAAGCCGGCGAAAAGATAAGACAATAATACCGCTGGCCCCGCCTGTGAAATCGCAACGCCTGAGCCAACAAATAGGCTAGCACCGATAACACCAGCAATGGACAGCATGGTGACATGGCGGGACTTCAGCCCGCCTCCCAGCGAGTTTGTTTCTGCAATCTGACCCATAATTCGAACCCTCTCGAAAGTTTTGCACTTAGGGAGAGCGCTCCGGCATTCCCGCGCCGGAGCACGCGCATTGTTATTATTTAGCCATCAGACTTCCTTTATGACGGGTGCTACTCGCATAACCACAAGCACCTCGTTGCGCTTAGTTTTTCTTAGCCTCGGTAAAACATTCGGCGATAATATCCAGACCCTGTTTGATCTGCGCGTCACTCACCGTGAGCGGAACCAAAATACGCAGCACGTTATAGTAAGGCCCGCATGACAACAGGATGAGCCCCTTATCACGCGCCCGCGCCACCACTTCTGCCGTCAGTTTGGCATTCGGTTTATGCACATCGCCGTTTTCGAACAGCTCAATCGCAATCATCGCGCCAAGACCACGCACATCACCAATTTCTGGATGAGTTTCAGCGATATTGAGCAGGCCATCTTTCAGCTTCTGCCCTACATCGTTAGCGCGCTGCAACAGATTTTCTTCATCAAAGGTTTCAAGCACCGCTAGGGCCGCCGCACAGGCAATGGGGCTACCGGCATAGGTTCCACCTAGTCCGCCCGGCGCAATAGCATCCATGATCTCGGCTTTGCCTGTCACGCCCGCGAGAGGGAAACCACCCGCGATAGATTTCGCAAAGGTGGTGAGATCGGCAGCAACGCCTAACTGTTCCATCGCAAACAACGTTCCGGTACGCCCTGCTCCGCTTTGTACTTCATCGGCAATCAGCATGATCCCATGCTCATCACACAGTTCGCGCAGACGTTTCATAAAGGCAGGTGACGTTGAATAGAATCCCCCTTCCCCCTGCACCGGTTCGATAACGATGGCGGCAATATCTTCCGGCGCAGCGTCGTTTTTGAAGATGCGATGAATGCTGGCAATCGCATCATCGTCGCTGACACCGTGTAATTCACAAGGATACAAAGCGCGGAATACGTGCCCTGGCATTAATCCCATACCCGCTGAGTAAGGGTTTACTTTGCCGGTCAACGACAAGGTGTAATGAGTACGCCCATGATAAGCGCCGCTAAAAGCGATGGTTCCGCTGCGCTTGGTGGCCGCTCTGGCAATCTTCACCGCGTTTTCTACCGCTTCAGAACCCGTTGTCACCAGCAGCGTTTTCTTGTCAAAATCTCCCGGAACGCGCTTGTTCATGATTTCGCACAGTTCCAAATACGGTTCGTAGGCCAACACTTGGAAACAGGTATGCGACAGTTTTTTCAGCTGAGCTTCAACCGCAGCCACCACTTTTGGATGCAAATGGCCCGTATTCAGAACCGCAATCCCACCGGCAAAGTCCAGATACTCACGTCCTTCGACGTCCCATACGCGGCAGTTTTCTGCTCGCTCGGCAAAAATAGGATGAATCTGCCCCACGCCGCGTGGAATGGCGTTACTGCGGCGCTGCATCAGTTCTTTATTCGTGCTCATCAGGTGTCCTCTCAGTGTTCGGGTAGGCGGCTGATGCCGCTCTGTTGGTGTTAAAAAGTAAGATCAGTTCTCTTTACAAGCCGATGCACATATATTTGATTTCGAGATAATCTTCGATGCCATACTTCGAGCCTTCGCGGCCCAGGCCTGAGGCTTTGATCCCGCCAAAAGGCGCGACTTCATTCGAAATAATGCCGGTGTTGATCCCCACGATGCCGTACTCCAGCGCTTCGCCAACGCGGAATACGCGGCTAAGATCGCGCGCATAAAAATAAGCCGCCAAGCCAAATTCGGTATCATTGGCCTGTGCAACCACGTCTGCTTCATCTTTAAAACGGAATAACGGAGCCAACGGGCCAAAAGTCTCTTCTTTGGCGACTTTGGCGCTCGCAGGAACATCCACTAAAATGGTGGGCTGGAAGAAATTGCCGCCTAATTCGTGCGGCTGGCCGCCGGTGATAATGCTAGCCCCTTTCGACAGCGCATCTTCAATATGCTCTTTCACTTTCGCCACCGCTTTTTCATCAATCAGCGGGCCGGTTGTTACGCCCTTCGCTAAGCCATCGCCCAGAGTGAGTTTTTCAACCGCAGCCTGTAACTTTTTAGCAAAAGCGTCATAAACCCCATCCTGAACATATAGGCGGTTGGCACACACGCAGGTTTGTCCCGCATTACGGAACTTAGAGGCCAGCGCACCGTCAACCGCTTTATCCAAATCAGCATCATCAAACACGATGAATGGCGCATTCCCGCCCAGCTCCAGCGAGACTTTTTTGATGTCTTTAGCGCACTGTTGCATCAGTTGACGACCAATTTCGGTCGATCCGGTAAACGAGAGTTTGCGCACTAACGGGTTGCCCGTAAGCTCATTTCCCACTTCGCTGGCCGAGCCGGTTACCACGTTAAAAACGCCGTCGGGGATCCCTGCGCGCTGGGCCAACTCCGCAAGAGCTAATGCTGAAAATGGCGTTTGGCTCGCAGGTTTAAGCACCATGGTGCAGCCAGCGGCAAGCGCAGGCCCTGCTTTACGCGTGATCATTGCCGCAGGAAAATTCCACGGGGTGATCGCAGCGGTAACGCCAATCGGCTGTTTGATCACGATGAGGCGTTTGTCTGCCTGATGACCTGGAATGGTATCCCCATAAATGCGTTTACCTTCTTCGGCAAACCACTCAATAAAAGAGGCGGCATAGGCAATCTCACCCTTGGCCTCAGCCAACGGTTTGCCCTGTTCCAGCGTCATGAGCTTGGCGAGATCGTCTTGGTTAGCCATCATGAGATCAAACCAACGGCGCAGGATCG comes from the Hafnia alvei genome and includes:
- a CDS encoding HAD family hydrolase gives rise to the protein MWKKQFAAVFLDMDGALLDSGNHAQQVWMQWAQQHGIDEALLGEQIHSQRVQEIVRRLAPHLDTLQEVNALEAALLQMTQRHQSQLQQGVSELLQALGETPWGVVTQSHRARAEAQLQQAGMQRPPLVVGAEQVSSGRPDPEPYLLAASFYGVDPRDCLVFESDEAGIKAAQAAGMTVIAITHRHQRHHLQRADVVISGWRSIILHPQRQGIVIEVVA
- the gabP gene encoding GABA permease, with translation MGQIAETNSLGGGLKSRHVTMLSIAGVIGASLFVGSGVAISQAGPAVLLSYLFAGLLVLLIMRMLGEMAVASPDTGSFSTYAERSIGKWAGYTIGWLYWWFWVLVIPLEANIAAIILNSWLPVVPIWLFSLLITVALTGSNLLSVKNYGEFEFWLALCKVIAILAFIVVGAIAITGFYPHVQVSGVSRLWDHGGFMPNGFGAVISAMLITMFSFMGAEIVTIAAAESDTPDKHIVRATNSVIWRIAIFYLCSIFVVVALVPWNAPELKTVGSYSSVLQLLHIPHAKLIMDCVILLSVTSCLNSALYTASRMLYSLSHRGDAPAFMGKTNRSKTPYVAVLLSTGAAFLTVIVNYYAPAKVFNFLIASSGAIALLVYLVIAVSQLRMRKILLTQGNELKLKMWLYPYLTWTVILFITFVLVVMMFRPEQRIEVVSTVLLGIGIICTVPIMTRWKALFQWQKQPQQSLR
- a CDS encoding MFS transporter, with amino-acid sequence MEQNHNRRLNRQDYKTLTLAALGGALEFYDFIIFVFFAAVVSDLFFPVDMPEWLRQVQTFGIFAAGYLARPLGGIIMAHFGDKVGRKKMFSLSILLMALPTLAMGMLPTYQSIGIAAPLLLLLMRVLQGAAIGGEVPGAWVFVAEHVPRKRVGFACGTLTAGLTAGILLGSLVATLLNTVMSQDAILAGGWRIPFFLGGIFGLFAMYLRRWLQETPIFVEMQARKALAEEMPLKTVVKNHRTEVAISMLLTWLLSAGIVVVILMTPTYLQKQFGISPALALQANCLATIALTVGCVIAGRLIDRFGASKTFIVGSLFLAVCSWTFYHSVAAGVSAEHLFLGYALAGFSVGIVGAVPYVMVRAFPAEVRFSGISFSYNVAYAIFGGLTPIFVTLIMKVTPMAPAYYVLALSLVGLLLGLYLQRDLNSEAHVENKPLMPSGHQEHS
- the csiR gene encoding DNA-binding transcriptional regulator CsiR: MTASLPYSTFDGYQWLKRDIIRGIYQPDEKLRMSLLTSRYGLGVGPLREALSQLVAEHLVTVVSQKGYRVASMSQAELLDIFDARANMESMLVQLAIERGKDDWEAEILARSHMLAKLEASDASEDLLDEWDQRHQAFHTAIVAGCGSQYLLQMRARLFDLAARYRFIWLRETVLSVEMLENKHHEHDELVKVILARDGKRAGELMRQHLLTPIPIIQEAMGGKGG
- the gabT gene encoding 4-aminobutyrate--2-oxoglutarate transaminase; the encoded protein is MSTNKELMQRRSNAIPRGVGQIHPIFAERAENCRVWDVEGREYLDFAGGIAVLNTGHLHPKVVAAVEAQLKKLSHTCFQVLAYEPYLELCEIMNKRVPGDFDKKTLLVTTGSEAVENAVKIARAATKRSGTIAFSGAYHGRTHYTLSLTGKVNPYSAGMGLMPGHVFRALYPCELHGVSDDDAIASIHRIFKNDAAPEDIAAIVIEPVQGEGGFYSTSPAFMKRLRELCDEHGIMLIADEVQSGAGRTGTLFAMEQLGVAADLTTFAKSIAGGFPLAGVTGKAEIMDAIAPGGLGGTYAGSPIACAAALAVLETFDEENLLQRANDVGQKLKDGLLNIAETHPEIGDVRGLGAMIAIELFENGDVHKPNAKLTAEVVARARDKGLILLSCGPYYNVLRILVPLTVSDAQIKQGLDIIAECFTEAKKN
- the gabD gene encoding NADP-dependent succinate-semialdehyde dehydrogenase encodes the protein MQLNDSTLFRQQAFIQGKWCDAESNKTIEVTNPANAQLLGTVPKMGANETRTAIEAANQALPAWRALTAKERATILRRWFDLMMANQDDLAKLMTLEQGKPLAEAKGEIAYAASFIEWFAEEGKRIYGDTIPGHQADKRLIVIKQPIGVTAAITPWNFPAAMITRKAGPALAAGCTMVLKPASQTPFSALALAELAQRAGIPDGVFNVVTGSASEVGNELTGNPLVRKLSFTGSTEIGRQLMQQCAKDIKKVSLELGGNAPFIVFDDADLDKAVDGALASKFRNAGQTCVCANRLYVQDGVYDAFAKKLQAAVEKLTLGDGLAKGVTTGPLIDEKAVAKVKEHIEDALSKGASIITGGQPHELGGNFFQPTILVDVPASAKVAKEETFGPLAPLFRFKDEADVVAQANDTEFGLAAYFYARDLSRVFRVGEALEYGIVGINTGIISNEVAPFGGIKASGLGREGSKYGIEDYLEIKYMCIGL
- a CDS encoding transcriptional regulator NanR; the encoded protein is MSTSDDRPFEKPEAIGHAMRRRPVPRKKLSDVVEEELEQMIRRREFAEGEQLPSERELMAFFNVGRPSVREALAALKRKGLVQINNGERARVCRPSADTIISELSGMAKDFLTKPGGIAHFEQLRLFFESSLVRYAAEFATDEQIARLGKALEMNSQSLDDNDLFIRSDIEFHRELAEIPGNPIFMVIHVALLDWLIAARPTVSLAELHAHNNISYQQHIAIYQAICKRDPDAADKALKSHLNSVFAAYYPAKK
- the mog gene encoding molybdopterin adenylyltransferase, with the protein product MNALRIGLVSISDRASSGVYQDKGIPALQEWLEQALTTAFTLETRLIPDEQVMIEQTLCELVDEMGCHLVLTTGGTGPARRDVTPDATLAVADREMPGFGEQMRQISLHYVPTAILSRQVGVIRKQALIINLPGQPKSIKETLEGVKDENGKPIVHGIFASVPYCIQLLDGPYVETDPRVIAAFRPKSARRETID